From Larus michahellis chromosome 8, bLarMic1.1, whole genome shotgun sequence, one genomic window encodes:
- the RGS1 gene encoding regulator of G-protein signaling 1 — MPGFFFPHNNMTELNGKDDCKLAEGKIHKKKQKAFGADLKNYLKCMVPHIESGIKTSNSRNVMLSAEEVIQWSQSLEKLLASQSGQGVFREFLKSEFSEENIEFWLACEDYKKTKSDHLHGKAERIYEEFVQSDAIKQINIDYQMREATAKKAQDPTHTSFDEAQKTVYILMERDSYPRFLKSKVYLNLLNQLQTNTSK, encoded by the exons atgccaggatttttttttccccacaacaaCATGACTGAATTAAATGGAAAAGACGACTGCAAGCTTGCAGAAGGCAAAATCCATAAGAAGAAGCAAAAGGCTTT TGGTGCAGATctcaaaaattatttgaagtgcATGGTGCCACATATCGAATCTGGGATCAAGACTTCTAACTCCAGAAATGTCAT GCTTTCTGCAGAGGAAGTAATACAGTGGTCCCAGTCTTTGGAAAAGCTCTTGGCCAGCCAAA GTGGTCAAGGTGTCTTTCGTGAGTTCCTGAAGTCAGAGTTCAGTGAGGAAAATATCGAGTTCTGGTTGGCTTGTGAGGATTACAAGAAAACCAAGTCTGATCACTTACATGGCAAAGCAGAGAGGATTTATGAGGAGTTTGTTCAGTCAGATGCTATTAAACAG ATCAATATTGACTATCAGATGAGGGAAGCAACAGCCAAAAAGGCACAAGATCCAACTCACACAAGTTTTGATGAAGCCCAGAAAACTGTGTACATCCTCATGGAGAGGGATTCATATCCCAGATTTTTGAAATCCAAAGTCTACCTGAACCTTTTGAACCAGCTGCAAACTAACACTTCAAAATGA